From a region of the Halomonas sp. HL-93 genome:
- the gcvP gene encoding aminomethyl-transferring glycine dehydrogenase — protein MPFETRRLAELADHDAFIKRHNGPNADDASTMLKALDLQRMDDLIEQTIPGDIRLGRELALDDSRSEAEALDYLSQLARQNRVAKSYIGQGYYGTHMPAVIQRNVLENPGWYTAYTPYQPEISQGRLEGLLNFQQVVMDLTGMELANASLLDEATAAAEAMALCKRANKKSKSNAFFVADDVFAQTLDVVKTRANFFGFELITGPADSVAEHDVFGALLQYPTASGEISDLAPLIRAAADRSIMTCVATDLLSLVLLREPGALGADIVVGNSQRFGVPMGFGGPHAAFFATSDKLKRSIPGRIIGVSKDSRGNTALRMAMQTREQHIRREKATSNICTAQALLANIAGFYATYHGAEGLRKIAGRVHRLTTLLAHGLQQSGVRLGHDTWFDTLRLTEVDAGKIHGRAMTHDINLHYFANGDVGISLDETTTAHDVATLFDVLLGDEHGLSVATLDEQIVAERISGIPSAYQRESDFLTHPTFKRYRSETEMLRYLKRLENKDLSLAHAMIPLGSCTMKLNATSEMIPVSWPAFAHIHPFAPREQAAGYHQMIDELAAFLVEVTGYDHISMQPNSGAQGEYAGLVAIRRYQEAQGEGHRNVCLIPSSAHGTNPASAAMVQMKVVVVECDANGNIDLADLRQKAEQHSEQLSAIMLTYPSTHGVFETSVREACQIVHDNGGQVYIDGANMNAQVGLTRPGDFGGDVSHLNLHKTFCIPHGGGGPGMGPIGVKAHLTPYVSNHVVTPINGVNPESGAVSAAAFGSASILPISWAYIKMMGARGLREATELAILNANYIAKRLEAAYPILYRGQNGTVAHECIIDIRPIKAASGISEEDIAKRLMDYGFHAPTMSFPVPGTLMIEPTESESLYEIDRFCDAMIAIREEITRVEQGEWPLDNNPLVNAPHTQADIIDTEWQRPYNRELGAFPTEAVKASKYWPAVNRVDNVFGDRQLICSCPPIDEYRDE, from the coding sequence ATGCCTTTTGAAACTCGCCGATTAGCCGAACTGGCTGACCACGATGCTTTTATCAAACGTCACAATGGCCCCAACGCCGATGACGCGTCCACAATGTTAAAAGCGCTCGACCTTCAGCGCATGGATGACCTGATCGAGCAAACCATTCCGGGCGACATCCGCCTGGGCCGAGAACTTGCCCTGGACGACTCCAGAAGCGAAGCCGAAGCGCTTGATTACCTGAGCCAGCTGGCGCGTCAAAACCGGGTCGCCAAAAGCTATATCGGCCAGGGGTATTACGGCACCCACATGCCCGCGGTGATTCAGCGCAACGTGCTGGAAAATCCAGGCTGGTACACCGCCTACACGCCCTATCAGCCGGAAATTTCCCAGGGCCGTCTCGAGGGGCTACTCAATTTCCAGCAGGTCGTGATGGATTTGACCGGCATGGAACTGGCCAATGCGTCGCTGCTGGATGAGGCCACCGCGGCCGCAGAAGCCATGGCGCTGTGCAAGCGGGCCAACAAGAAAAGCAAGTCCAATGCATTTTTTGTCGCTGACGATGTCTTTGCACAAACCCTGGACGTGGTGAAGACCCGCGCCAACTTTTTTGGCTTTGAACTGATCACGGGGCCCGCAGACTCGGTTGCCGAGCATGATGTGTTTGGCGCTTTACTGCAGTACCCCACCGCCAGCGGCGAGATCAGCGATTTGGCACCGCTGATCCGTGCGGCGGCTGACCGCTCAATCATGACCTGTGTCGCCACCGACTTGCTAAGCTTGGTGCTGCTTAGAGAACCGGGCGCTCTCGGCGCCGACATTGTGGTGGGTAACTCCCAGCGCTTTGGGGTTCCCATGGGCTTTGGTGGCCCCCACGCCGCGTTTTTTGCCACGTCGGACAAGCTCAAGCGGTCAATTCCTGGCCGGATTATTGGCGTGTCCAAGGACAGCCGCGGCAATACGGCGCTGCGCATGGCGATGCAAACCCGCGAGCAGCACATCCGCCGCGAAAAGGCCACGTCGAACATCTGTACCGCTCAGGCACTGCTGGCCAATATTGCTGGCTTCTATGCCACTTACCATGGTGCCGAAGGGCTGCGTAAAATTGCCGGGCGCGTACATCGCTTGACTACCTTGCTGGCGCATGGCCTTCAGCAGTCGGGAGTTCGACTGGGCCACGACACCTGGTTCGATACGCTGCGTTTGACCGAGGTAGACGCAGGTAAGATTCACGGCCGCGCCATGACCCACGATATCAACCTACACTACTTTGCCAACGGCGACGTAGGCATCAGCCTGGACGAAACCACTACGGCTCATGATGTGGCGACGCTCTTTGATGTACTACTTGGCGATGAGCATGGCCTTTCAGTCGCCACCCTTGACGAACAGATTGTTGCTGAACGTATTTCAGGCATACCTAGCGCTTACCAGCGCGAAAGCGATTTCCTGACCCACCCGACGTTTAAGCGCTACCGCAGCGAAACCGAAATGCTGCGCTACTTGAAGCGGTTGGAAAATAAAGATTTATCGCTTGCACACGCGATGATTCCGCTTGGCTCGTGCACCATGAAGCTCAACGCCACCAGCGAGATGATTCCCGTTTCCTGGCCGGCCTTTGCCCATATTCACCCGTTTGCCCCTCGCGAACAGGCGGCAGGCTACCATCAGATGATTGATGAGCTAGCCGCCTTCTTAGTCGAAGTGACCGGCTATGACCATATCTCCATGCAGCCCAACTCTGGTGCTCAAGGTGAATACGCCGGGCTAGTGGCAATTCGGCGCTACCAAGAGGCCCAAGGCGAAGGCCATCGTAATGTTTGCTTAATACCCAGCTCCGCCCACGGCACCAATCCGGCATCGGCGGCGATGGTGCAAATGAAAGTGGTGGTGGTCGAATGCGACGCAAACGGCAATATCGACCTGGCGGACCTGCGCCAGAAGGCAGAACAGCACAGCGAGCAGCTCTCCGCCATCATGCTCACCTACCCGTCCACTCACGGTGTCTTCGAGACCAGCGTGCGTGAAGCCTGCCAGATCGTTCACGATAATGGCGGCCAGGTGTATATCGACGGGGCCAACATGAACGCCCAGGTAGGATTAACGCGGCCCGGCGATTTTGGTGGCGACGTGTCTCACCTCAATCTGCACAAAACGTTCTGCATCCCACACGGTGGCGGCGGCCCTGGCATGGGGCCCATCGGCGTTAAAGCCCATTTGACGCCCTACGTGTCCAACCATGTCGTCACGCCGATCAACGGTGTCAATCCAGAGAGCGGCGCCGTATCCGCTGCGGCGTTTGGCAGTGCTTCCATTCTGCCGATTTCCTGGGCCTATATTAAAATGATGGGCGCACGCGGGCTGCGCGAAGCAACCGAGCTGGCCATTTTAAACGCCAACTATATTGCCAAGCGGCTTGAAGCAGCCTACCCGATTCTATATCGCGGCCAGAACGGCACGGTGGCCCATGAATGTATCATTGATATTCGCCCAATCAAGGCGGCGTCTGGCATCAGTGAAGAAGATATCGCCAAGCGCTTGATGGATTACGGCTTCCACGCCCCGACCATGTCGTTCCCCGTGCCGGGCACGCTGATGATCGAACCCACCGAGTCGGAATCGCTCTACGAAATTGATCGATTCTGCGATGCCATGATCGCCATTCGCGAAGAGATTACTCGTGTCGAACAGGGCGAATGGCCGCTGGACAATAACCCGCTAGTAAATGCGCCGCACACCCAGGCCGATATTATCGACACCGAATGGCAGCGCCCTTACAACCGCGAACTGGGCGCCTTCCCTACTGAAGCCGTCAAGGCGTCGAAATACTGGCCAGCAGTGAATCGAGTGGATAACGTCTTTGGTGACCGCCAGTTGATTTGCTCTTGCCCCCCAATTGACGAGTACCGCGACGAATAA
- a CDS encoding LysR family transcriptional regulator yields the protein MFNAQYFRTYITLVETGSFTRTAQRLDMTQPGVSQHIRKLERYLNKTLLERRGRSFTLTESGRRAYDYALKLFAEHEQFRHALDDDLLDSGECRIASPGSVGLMFYPYILGQQQRHPNLTVSYSFAFNHEIVNDLLEGRYDIGIVTEAVNHPDLACQIWHQEPLCLVVPADFAEGTLSDLMGIGFLNYYDGINHANALLRANYPDDFRSMTHFRHQGFTNEVSMVLDAVARGLGFTVVSRLVLETSPWQRQVKALNLPNTVNEVLYLLRRQDSVLPKRYEKLLDGFHQQRLQEKTP from the coding sequence ATGTTTAATGCGCAATATTTTCGAACGTACATCACCTTAGTAGAAACTGGCAGTTTTACACGCACGGCGCAGCGGCTTGATATGACGCAGCCGGGGGTGAGCCAGCATATTCGCAAGTTGGAGCGTTATTTAAATAAGACCTTATTAGAACGGCGTGGCCGAAGTTTTACGTTAACCGAGTCGGGACGCCGTGCTTACGACTATGCGTTAAAACTATTTGCTGAGCACGAGCAATTTCGTCACGCGTTAGATGACGATTTGCTGGATAGCGGCGAATGCCGTATTGCGTCACCGGGTAGCGTTGGCCTGATGTTTTACCCTTATATCTTGGGCCAGCAGCAAAGGCATCCCAATTTAACCGTTAGCTATAGTTTCGCGTTTAACCACGAGATCGTAAATGATTTATTAGAAGGACGTTACGATATCGGGATCGTCACCGAAGCAGTCAATCATCCAGATTTGGCATGCCAAATCTGGCACCAGGAACCGCTGTGTTTGGTCGTGCCTGCTGATTTTGCCGAAGGTACACTTTCGGACCTAATGGGCATTGGGTTTCTTAACTATTACGATGGCATCAATCACGCCAACGCCCTATTGCGCGCCAACTATCCCGATGATTTTCGATCGATGACGCATTTCCGGCACCAGGGCTTCACTAATGAAGTCAGCATGGTATTGGATGCCGTTGCGCGGGGGCTGGGTTTTACGGTGGTGTCTCGCCTGGTGCTTGAGACATCCCCCTGGCAGCGCCAGGTGAAGGCGCTTAACCTTCCCAATACGGTTAATGAAGTATTGTATTTACTGCGGCGGCAAGATTCCGTGCTTCCCAAGCGGTATGAAAAGCTACTCGACGGTTTTCACCAGCAGCGGCTGCAGGAAAAAACGCCCTGA
- the ppnN gene encoding nucleotide 5'-monophosphate nucleosidase PpnN, with protein MTHNAQPRDTISSIISPEGSLEVLSQHEVNRLHRTSKSGLHDLLRRCALAVLNCGSPTDDSLAILEAYKDFDIEVLQQDRGIRLKLTNAPAEAFVDGRMIRGIREHLSSVIRDIVYIYNEIQRHDRFDLTTAEGTTNAVFHILRKAGTLKPGRDPSLVVCWGGHSISREEYEYTKDVGYHLGLRDLDICTGCGPGAMKGPMKGANVAHAKQRRRDGRYLGISEPGIIAAEAPNPIVNELVVMPDIEKRLEAFVRLGHGIIVFPGGVGTAEEILYLLGILLHPSNQDMPFPLILTGPANSAAYFEKIDEFLVYTLGEDIRRFYTIITGDPVAVARQMRQSIDEITEFRRTHQDAFYYNWRLTVARDFQAPFDPTHDAMRALALHRQQPTHELAANLRRAFSGIVAGNVKEQGIRAIEAHGPFVLNAEPELMLRLDELLSSFVAQGRMKLDGQDYTPCYVLT; from the coding sequence ATGACCCACAACGCTCAACCGCGCGACACTATTTCCAGCATTATCTCGCCTGAAGGCAGCCTTGAAGTTCTCTCACAACACGAAGTCAATCGACTGCACCGCACGTCAAAAAGCGGACTGCATGATTTACTTAGGCGCTGCGCATTAGCCGTGCTTAACTGCGGTAGTCCGACTGACGACAGCTTAGCAATTTTAGAAGCCTATAAAGACTTTGATATTGAAGTGCTTCAGCAGGATCGTGGCATTCGTTTAAAATTGACCAATGCGCCCGCCGAAGCCTTCGTTGATGGGCGCATGATTCGCGGTATTCGGGAACACCTTTCATCGGTAATCCGCGATATCGTTTATATTTACAACGAAATCCAACGCCACGATCGTTTTGACCTCACCACCGCCGAAGGTACCACTAACGCGGTGTTTCATATTTTACGCAAAGCGGGCACGCTCAAACCTGGCCGTGACCCTAGCCTGGTGGTTTGCTGGGGCGGCCACTCCATTTCTCGGGAAGAGTACGAGTACACTAAAGACGTCGGTTACCACTTGGGCTTGCGCGACTTGGATATTTGCACAGGCTGCGGCCCCGGCGCCATGAAAGGCCCGATGAAAGGCGCCAACGTGGCCCACGCCAAGCAGCGTCGCCGCGATGGCCGCTATCTAGGCATTTCAGAGCCAGGCATCATTGCGGCCGAAGCGCCAAATCCTATCGTCAACGAGCTTGTGGTCATGCCCGATATCGAAAAACGCCTTGAGGCGTTCGTACGATTGGGCCACGGTATTATTGTTTTCCCCGGGGGTGTCGGTACCGCGGAAGAAATCCTTTACCTGCTGGGTATTCTGTTACATCCCTCGAATCAAGATATGCCGTTCCCGCTGATCCTAACCGGTCCGGCCAATTCAGCGGCCTACTTTGAGAAAATTGACGAATTTCTGGTATATACCCTTGGCGAAGACATTCGACGCTTTTACACCATCATCACCGGCGACCCGGTAGCCGTCGCACGCCAGATGCGCCAAAGCATCGATGAAATCACCGAATTCCGCCGCACCCACCAGGACGCCTTTTACTATAACTGGCGCTTAACGGTTGCCCGTGACTTCCAGGCCCCTTTCGATCCCACACACGATGCCATGCGCGCCTTGGCGCTTCACCGCCAACAGCCGACCCATGAGCTCGCCGCCAACTTACGACGCGCTTTCTCGGGCATCGTTGCGGGTAACGTCAAAGAGCAAGGTATCCGCGCCATAGAGGCACACGGCCCTTTCGTGCTTAATGCCGAGCCTGAGCTTATGCTGCGTTTAGATGAACTGCTAAGCTCGTTTGTAGCGCAGGGGCGGATGAAACTCGACGGGCAGGATTACACTCCTTGTTACGTTTTGACGTGA
- a CDS encoding MFS transporter produces the protein MKPLSNMGFALFGAALVAISYGLARFAFGLFVPSISNELDLSAYVVGIIGALPFVSFVLATMVAPLAANRLGARNLAMLSGCLGVGGLALISRSSDALSLSIGVFICGICTGLMMPALTSAMQVMVSRSMHGRVSSIMNAGTSIGIIVAVPTVVFLADAWRFTYTTFAVLAGTGVVAAWFFIPSVSRVIPANAAPPPPVTRQQWSRLTRLSLFAFAMGFVSAPYWIFAPDLVVKLGELPSAFTGWLWFAAGIAGLGGAVISDLADRNNPPITQALMLMMLSSSLVLLAASPDELALAMFSALIFGLAYMSLTGLYLMTGIRLLPGRPSMGPVLPFMACALGQAAGSPVVGMLVGEFGYADAFSIFCVIGILMAVLSPIYPGHIDYLTEDDEPQEGEPEETGLQAAYDHQFLDEDGNPLEPVENEEEASPQEQR, from the coding sequence ATGAAGCCTTTATCAAATATGGGGTTTGCCCTCTTTGGGGCCGCTCTCGTTGCAATCAGTTACGGACTTGCGCGCTTTGCGTTTGGCTTGTTCGTGCCGTCCATCAGTAACGAGTTGGATCTGTCAGCATATGTCGTCGGCATCATCGGCGCATTGCCATTTGTCAGTTTCGTGCTTGCCACGATGGTGGCACCGCTTGCCGCTAATCGCCTCGGGGCTCGCAACCTGGCGATGCTCTCGGGGTGTTTGGGTGTTGGCGGCCTTGCACTGATAAGCCGGTCCTCAGACGCCCTATCGCTGTCTATTGGTGTGTTTATTTGCGGCATCTGTACGGGTTTGATGATGCCGGCGCTTACCTCCGCCATGCAGGTAATGGTTAGCCGTTCGATGCACGGGCGCGTTAGCTCGATTATGAACGCCGGCACCAGTATCGGCATCATCGTGGCGGTGCCCACCGTCGTGTTTCTTGCAGATGCATGGCGTTTTACCTACACAACCTTTGCCGTACTGGCAGGCACGGGAGTCGTGGCAGCATGGTTTTTTATCCCCTCGGTCTCACGGGTTATTCCCGCCAACGCGGCTCCCCCACCGCCCGTGACTCGGCAGCAGTGGTCGCGCCTTACCCGGCTTTCGCTGTTCGCCTTCGCGATGGGTTTTGTGTCTGCGCCGTACTGGATTTTCGCTCCGGACCTAGTGGTTAAGCTGGGCGAGTTGCCTTCCGCCTTTACAGGCTGGCTATGGTTTGCAGCCGGCATTGCCGGTCTTGGAGGTGCTGTGATCAGCGATTTAGCTGATCGAAATAATCCTCCCATTACGCAAGCATTGATGCTTATGATGCTGTCGTCGAGCCTTGTGCTACTGGCCGCCAGCCCTGACGAGTTGGCCCTGGCGATGTTTTCCGCTTTGATATTCGGCCTTGCCTACATGAGTTTGACAGGGTTGTATCTGATGACCGGCATCCGCCTATTGCCGGGCCGCCCATCAATGGGCCCGGTACTGCCTTTCATGGCCTGCGCGCTGGGACAGGCCGCCGGCTCTCCAGTGGTCGGCATGCTGGTCGGCGAGTTCGGCTATGCCGATGCTTTTTCAATATTCTGCGTCATCGGCATTCTGATGGCGGTGCTCTCACCTATCTATCCAGGCCACATTGACTATTTGACAGAAGACGACGAGCCGCAAGAGGGAGAGCCCGAAGAAACAGGCCTTCAGGCAGCATACGACCACCAATTCCTTGACGAGGATGGTAACCCCCTCGAACCGGTCGAGAACGAAGAGGAAGCATCTCCCCAGGAACAACGCTAA
- a CDS encoding cation-translocating P-type ATPase, with protein MLSQFLSAGQVPVLSVDNLPVQSPEQHWHTVDAFGTREQLEATAPLSGEEAAARLAVYGPNRLPEGKASGPIARLIRQLRNFLIYVLLAASAITGALGHWVDAGVIMAVVVIQTLVGFIQEGKAEQALSAIGHMLAPKARVVREDGQHQINAADLVPGDTVLLEPGDRVPADTRLEKCHNLKIEEAILTGESVAVEKSPEPVEKEAALGDQTSMAFSGTMVSTGTGRGVVVRTGASTEIGRISGLLARTTSLKTPLVEQMDRFAKILSIIVVIAGAVIFAGGLVFSDLPFRELFMAVVGLTVAAIPEGLPAILTITLAIGVRQMARRKAVVRRMPVLESLGAVSVICSDKTGTLTRNEMVVTTAVVGKQRLDITGEGYELEGVVSQNSKPVDITGALEELARAAGLCNDAHLDFREKQPRIQGDPMEAALKVFAHKAAFDIEGSAHDWPRRDEIPFDTQTRFMATLNHDHHGHSMVYVKGAPERILDMCEVEVTENDGTAALERSWWDQMIADLASDGLRVLALARKPVSRGTADLAVEDIGTGVELLGLVGLLDPPRQEAIRAISDCHAAGIRVKMITGDHALTAGAIARRLGLRNSERVLTGMDLDDLTTDELQQLVTEVDVFARTSPEHKLRLVEALQAQHGVVAMTGDGVNDAPALKRADVGIAMGVKGSEAAREASSVVLLDDNFASIVAAIREGRSVYTNLKKGIAFMLPINGGESISLIIALLLGLALPISPLQILWVNMVSAVVLAMTLAFEPPEPDVMKRPPLPREQSLLQGFLIWRVIFVSLLFLTGIFGAWFFAMHHYDDQSIARTLAVNTLVAMEVFYLFAVRYLDTPSITLRGVLGTPIVLLAVAAIVVLQLLFTYLPWFHNTFETSALSLEMLVLACLAGVAVLVILEIETWVRRRLWPVRLNEHANAPTKAHVK; from the coding sequence ATGCTCTCGCAATTCTTGAGCGCCGGGCAGGTACCTGTGTTGTCCGTTGATAACTTACCCGTCCAGTCTCCAGAACAGCACTGGCACACAGTGGATGCCTTCGGTACCAGAGAGCAACTGGAAGCAACAGCGCCTCTTAGTGGTGAGGAAGCCGCCGCGCGACTTGCAGTCTATGGCCCTAATCGTCTTCCGGAAGGAAAGGCAAGCGGGCCCATTGCTAGACTCATTCGCCAGCTCCGCAACTTCCTGATATACGTTCTTTTGGCTGCGTCGGCTATTACAGGGGCACTTGGCCACTGGGTAGATGCTGGGGTCATCATGGCTGTGGTTGTGATCCAGACGCTTGTGGGCTTTATCCAGGAAGGCAAGGCCGAGCAGGCATTGTCCGCCATTGGACACATGCTGGCACCGAAGGCACGTGTAGTCCGTGAGGATGGCCAGCATCAAATTAACGCCGCTGACCTGGTGCCCGGAGACACGGTGCTATTGGAACCCGGCGATCGCGTACCGGCGGATACCCGCCTGGAAAAATGCCATAACTTGAAGATCGAGGAAGCCATCCTTACGGGTGAATCCGTAGCGGTAGAGAAATCCCCGGAACCGGTGGAGAAAGAGGCGGCGCTGGGTGACCAAACCAGCATGGCGTTTTCCGGCACCATGGTATCTACGGGTACCGGGCGTGGCGTGGTGGTTCGCACCGGAGCGTCGACGGAGATTGGTCGTATCTCTGGTCTGTTGGCACGGACCACGTCTCTAAAAACACCCTTGGTAGAACAGATGGACCGCTTTGCCAAAATCTTGTCCATCATTGTGGTCATTGCCGGTGCGGTCATATTTGCCGGGGGGCTGGTCTTCAGTGACCTGCCTTTCCGAGAGCTGTTCATGGCTGTTGTAGGGCTGACGGTGGCCGCTATTCCAGAGGGATTACCGGCCATACTGACCATCACCTTGGCGATAGGTGTCCGCCAGATGGCTAGACGAAAGGCCGTGGTACGTCGAATGCCCGTCCTTGAGTCACTGGGGGCGGTATCAGTAATTTGTTCCGACAAAACCGGCACGCTCACTCGCAATGAAATGGTGGTGACCACAGCAGTGGTGGGCAAGCAGCGACTTGACATAACCGGTGAGGGTTATGAACTGGAGGGGGTCGTAAGCCAGAATAGCAAGCCCGTGGATATCACCGGGGCGCTGGAGGAGCTGGCTCGGGCCGCCGGGCTTTGCAACGATGCCCACCTTGATTTTCGAGAAAAGCAGCCGCGTATTCAGGGCGATCCTATGGAGGCAGCCCTGAAAGTTTTTGCTCACAAGGCGGCGTTTGATATTGAAGGTAGTGCACATGATTGGCCCCGCAGAGATGAAATCCCTTTCGACACCCAGACCCGTTTTATGGCCACTCTTAACCATGATCACCATGGCCACAGCATGGTGTACGTCAAGGGTGCTCCGGAGCGCATCCTGGACATGTGCGAGGTGGAAGTGACAGAAAACGATGGTACCGCTGCCCTTGAGCGTTCTTGGTGGGACCAGATGATTGCCGATTTGGCATCGGATGGATTGAGGGTACTAGCCTTGGCCCGGAAACCCGTTTCCCGAGGCACGGCCGATCTCGCAGTGGAGGATATTGGCACCGGCGTAGAACTTCTGGGCCTAGTGGGGTTGCTGGATCCGCCCCGGCAAGAAGCAATACGCGCCATCTCCGACTGCCATGCGGCGGGTATCCGAGTAAAGATGATTACTGGGGATCATGCTCTGACGGCGGGGGCCATTGCGAGAAGACTGGGGCTGCGTAACAGCGAGCGTGTTTTGACCGGAATGGATTTGGATGATCTCACCACTGATGAGTTGCAACAACTAGTGACTGAAGTAGATGTGTTCGCGCGCACTAGCCCGGAGCATAAACTGAGATTGGTCGAAGCCCTCCAGGCACAGCATGGGGTTGTTGCCATGACCGGAGACGGTGTCAATGACGCCCCGGCCCTGAAGCGGGCCGATGTGGGAATTGCCATGGGTGTGAAGGGATCAGAAGCAGCGCGTGAGGCCTCATCCGTGGTATTGCTGGACGATAATTTTGCCAGCATAGTTGCGGCCATTCGCGAGGGGCGATCGGTTTATACTAATTTGAAAAAGGGCATTGCGTTCATGCTGCCAATTAATGGCGGTGAGTCCATCAGCCTTATCATCGCTTTATTACTGGGACTCGCGTTACCGATTTCGCCGCTGCAGATTCTCTGGGTCAACATGGTCAGCGCTGTTGTATTGGCAATGACCCTGGCTTTTGAGCCACCAGAACCGGATGTCATGAAACGCCCGCCCCTGCCGAGAGAACAGTCCTTGCTGCAAGGCTTCTTGATCTGGCGGGTAATTTTCGTGTCACTACTGTTTCTAACAGGCATTTTCGGCGCCTGGTTCTTTGCCATGCACCACTATGACGACCAAAGTATAGCTCGCACCCTGGCCGTCAATACTTTAGTAGCCATGGAGGTGTTTTATCTGTTCGCTGTGCGCTATCTCGACACACCGTCTATTACGCTTCGTGGTGTTTTGGGCACTCCTATTGTATTACTTGCAGTAGCGGCAATCGTAGTTTTGCAACTTCTGTTTACTTATTTGCCTTGGTTCCATAACACTTTTGAAACTAGTGCCTTATCCCTGGAAATGCTGGTCTTAGCTTGTCTAGCCGGAGTGGCGGTGCTGGTGATTTTGGAAATCGAAACCTGGGTTCGCAGGCGCCTATGGCCGGTCAGGTTAAACGAGCATGCGAATGCACCAACTAAAGCGCATGTAAAATAA
- the arcC gene encoding carbamate kinase yields MLVVAALGGNALLRRGEPLTAEAQRANVKVAAESLAKIVRAGHQLVITHGNGPQVGLLALQGAAYKSEEAYPLDVLGAETEGMIGYVIEQELENALEHDRPVATLLTQVVVDKDDPAFSKPTKFIGPVYGREEAEARAEAAGWKIAQDGDKWRRVVPSPKPLEIPDMRVLKLLLEQGVVVICAGGGGIPVLRLDDGSMIGVEAVIDKDAASALLARQLGADALLLLTDVDAIYRDFGMDSAEPINELTLAEARELDLPAGSMDPKMAAAGNFAESGGVSGIGRLRDALAILERRAGTCVVR; encoded by the coding sequence ATGCTGGTAGTTGCAGCTCTGGGCGGCAATGCCCTGTTGCGTCGCGGTGAACCACTGACCGCTGAGGCTCAACGAGCAAATGTGAAGGTTGCCGCCGAATCACTGGCCAAAATCGTCCGGGCAGGCCATCAGCTGGTGATCACTCATGGCAACGGCCCGCAGGTAGGCCTGCTGGCGCTGCAGGGTGCGGCTTACAAATCTGAAGAAGCCTATCCATTGGACGTGCTTGGCGCCGAAACCGAAGGCATGATTGGGTATGTCATCGAACAGGAGCTGGAAAATGCTCTTGAACATGACCGGCCGGTAGCAACTCTGCTTACCCAGGTAGTGGTAGACAAGGACGATCCTGCTTTCAGCAAACCCACGAAATTTATCGGTCCAGTGTATGGCAGAGAAGAGGCCGAAGCCAGAGCTGAAGCGGCAGGTTGGAAGATAGCTCAGGACGGTGATAAGTGGCGGCGAGTCGTGCCCTCGCCCAAACCTTTGGAGATACCCGACATGCGGGTGCTGAAACTGCTGCTGGAGCAGGGCGTTGTGGTGATCTGCGCAGGGGGCGGGGGCATTCCCGTTCTTCGCCTTGATGATGGCAGCATGATCGGCGTGGAAGCTGTGATCGATAAAGATGCTGCGAGCGCACTGCTGGCCCGCCAACTGGGTGCCGATGCCTTATTACTCCTCACAGATGTGGATGCCATCTATCGCGATTTCGGAATGGACTCCGCTGAACCGATCAATGAATTAACTCTTGCTGAAGCCAGAGAACTTGACCTGCCGGCCGGCTCAATGGATCCCAAAATGGCGGCAGCGGGCAACTTCGCCGAAAGCGGTGGTGTCAGTGGCATTGGTAGGCTGAGGGATGCTCTCGCAATTCTTGAGCGCCGGGCAGGTACCTGTGTTGTCCGTTGA